In the genome of Armatimonadota bacterium, one region contains:
- a CDS encoding glycosyltransferase family 2 protein, whose translation MPKVSVLTPTFDHARYVGECVESVLGQTFEDWEMIVVDDGSTDGTPDIVEGYRDSRIRILRRPHSGIGALCDTYNAALREASGAYVAILEGDDTWPPGKLKNQVPELEGSDAVLVSGPTLMVDDEGRTVTRIPEVRPSTEGLTNSPLGSGPLALLHPSHLTFTFPVSTVLRRAALESTGGFRSRPYLPVVDLPTFVAVGEYGPFRWVDDVSGHWRRHKGSTTSGNLPAILDGAYRLAREWCEDRAPMFDLPSGSVDKLLDAWSAFMAHRFVLLSLELLGQGDHTGAEKAVRLASTFRGPLKRRLKTTAAQACVRLRLPERVAQRVTRTDAGARLNRYESLVDRGMLDRAPWLTTSRKPSPQE comes from the coding sequence GTGCCCAAGGTCAGCGTGCTGACGCCGACGTTCGATCACGCCCGCTACGTGGGCGAATGCGTCGAAAGCGTGCTCGGACAAACGTTCGAGGACTGGGAAATGATCGTGGTCGACGACGGATCGACGGACGGTACACCGGACATCGTCGAAGGCTATCGCGACTCCCGTATCCGGATCCTTCGAAGGCCGCACTCCGGGATCGGTGCTCTCTGCGACACCTACAATGCGGCACTGCGCGAAGCCTCGGGAGCGTACGTCGCCATCCTCGAAGGCGACGATACTTGGCCGCCGGGCAAACTCAAGAACCAAGTGCCCGAATTGGAGGGTTCCGACGCCGTTTTGGTCAGTGGACCGACCCTCATGGTCGACGATGAAGGTCGGACGGTGACCCGGATCCCCGAAGTCCGGCCATCGACCGAAGGTCTGACGAACAGCCCGCTCGGCTCGGGGCCGCTCGCCCTGCTTCACCCGAGCCACCTCACGTTCACGTTCCCGGTCTCGACCGTCTTAAGGCGTGCGGCGCTGGAATCCACCGGAGGGTTCCGGTCGCGCCCGTACCTGCCCGTCGTCGACCTGCCCACGTTCGTCGCGGTCGGGGAGTACGGCCCGTTCCGCTGGGTCGACGACGTGAGCGGACATTGGCGGAGGCACAAAGGTTCGACAACCTCGGGGAACCTGCCGGCGATCTTGGACGGCGCCTACCGACTGGCCCGTGAGTGGTGCGAAGACCGGGCACCGATGTTCGACCTTCCCAGCGGGTCGGTCGATAAGCTCTTAGACGCTTGGTCGGCGTTCATGGCCCACCGCTTCGTCTTGCTCTCGCTCGAGCTCCTGGGACAAGGCGACCACACCGGAGCTGAGAAAGCGGTCCGGCTTGCCTCGACGTTCAGGGGCCCGCTCAAAAGGAGGCTGAAGACGACGGCCGCACAAGCTTGCGTCCGACTGCGGCTTCCGGAGAGGGTCGCGCAAAGAGTCACGAGGACGGACGCCGGAGCCCGGCTGAACCGGTATGAATCCCTCGTCGATCGGGGCATGCTCGACAGGGCCCCGTGGCTGACGACCTCCCGGAAGCCTTCCCCGCAGGAATGA
- a CDS encoding RtcB family protein, translating to MKTFESVNVWGDPVDTDAVLQIQNCAADPSVVGAALMADHHVGYSMPIGGVVAYRDKVSPSGVGFDIACGNKAVLTDMPAKEARRKIARIMDDVFAKVSFGVGMKNQERVDHELFDDPAWNDLPFKAWKDKAREQLGTVGSGNHYVDVFLDDGERVWIGVHFGSRGFGHRVASHFIEAGGGSGGMFVDPVTFHDRSSLGTDYLTGMALAGRYAYAGRDWVCARVAKILGAKILEDVHNHHNFAWKERHLGEDLWVVRKGATPAFPGQKGFVGGSMGDMSVILEGVDGHDAVAAFRSTVHGAGRVMSRTQAAGRLRKGKREGGKVTHDMMHKWVKQAGVELRGAGTDESPHCYKRLPDVLGHHASTVRVLHTLKPIGVAMAGDDVVDPYRD from the coding sequence ATGAAGACCTTCGAATCCGTAAACGTTTGGGGAGACCCCGTCGATACCGACGCCGTCCTGCAGATCCAGAACTGTGCGGCCGATCCGTCCGTCGTGGGGGCGGCTTTGATGGCCGACCATCACGTCGGGTACAGCATGCCCATCGGAGGCGTCGTCGCCTATCGGGACAAGGTGAGCCCGAGCGGGGTCGGGTTCGACATCGCGTGCGGCAACAAGGCCGTTCTCACGGACATGCCGGCTAAGGAAGCCCGGAGAAAGATCGCCCGGATCATGGACGACGTCTTTGCGAAGGTCAGCTTCGGAGTCGGGATGAAAAACCAGGAACGGGTCGACCATGAACTGTTCGACGATCCCGCTTGGAACGACCTGCCCTTCAAGGCATGGAAGGACAAAGCCCGGGAACAACTCGGGACGGTCGGAAGCGGCAACCACTATGTCGACGTCTTCTTGGACGACGGCGAGCGCGTTTGGATCGGTGTCCACTTTGGGTCGCGGGGCTTCGGGCACCGTGTCGCCAGCCACTTTATCGAGGCAGGCGGAGGCTCGGGCGGCATGTTCGTCGATCCGGTCACGTTCCACGACCGCTCGTCGCTCGGAACCGACTATCTGACCGGGATGGCTTTGGCAGGGCGATACGCGTACGCCGGCCGTGATTGGGTCTGCGCACGCGTGGCGAAGATCCTCGGTGCGAAGATCCTCGAGGACGTCCATAACCATCACAATTTCGCGTGGAAAGAGCGTCACCTCGGCGAAGACCTGTGGGTCGTCCGCAAGGGGGCGACCCCGGCGTTCCCGGGCCAAAAAGGTTTCGTGGGCGGTTCCATGGGCGACATGTCCGTAATCCTGGAGGGCGTCGACGGTCACGACGCGGTCGCGGCGTTCCGGTCGACCGTTCACGGTGCCGGTCGGGTCATGTCGAGGACGCAGGCCGCCGGACGCCTCCGAAAGGGAAAGCGCGAGGGCGGAAAGGTCACTCATGACATGATGCACAAGTGGGTGAAGCAGGCGGGGGTCGAACTTCGAGGTGCGGGCACGGACGAGTCCCCCCACTGTTACAAGCGGTTGCCGGACGTGCTCGGCCACCACGCTTCGACCGTCCGCGTCCTGCACACGCTGAAGCCGATCGGGGTGGCGATGGCGGGCGACGACGTGGTCGATCCGTACCGCGACTGA
- a CDS encoding family 78 glycoside hydrolase catalytic domain, whose amino-acid sequence MTLASVALLTLLPSMQARYLRTEYLIDPLALQTRTPRFSWEIDDDRYGSVQSAYQIVVESGGKVVWDSRRTTSREQSQITYQGARLTSGQDCVWKVRLWDGHGKEGTWSRPAKFRTGLDPADWKGRWITADVTVPEVRPASNGYHSEMSKDPKHSRWIVVDLGSAQDFDEVLLHPARPFDYRDTPGFLFPVAYSIETAATPEFTGVTPLATARQGDKPGAEPVRVAVGPANGRYVRLTVSETRERDGGVFGVALAEIQVLSKGKVVSQGATVSADSSIENGVWGVKRLTDGDTVSHNVTGLDSLPVQYLRKDFDLDRKVRKAVLYATALGLYEARLNGRKVGDRLLSPEWTDYRTRVQYQAYDVTGLLKQGGNRWDVALGDGWYAGRIGMSQSLDPRRYPRAVYGRRTHFLGQIELEYTDGTKAFVPTDSTWIADTDGPIRSADLYDGERTVLGQEAFEKGSVPVRTADGPEEGFRPELVAQTNEAIRLVERIRPLSVTEPKPGVYVLDMGQNMVGWIRARMTAKQGAKVVVQYAEMLNEDGTVYTENLRGAPQRDTVEFSQSTTAEWHPRFTYHGFRYVSIEGLSEKPDVTDVTGEVFCSSSKETARFDTSNPMVDRLWQNIFWTQRANLMSSPTDCPQRDERLGWMGDILAFAQTAYFNMDMSGFFTKWLQDVRDAQADNGMYPDFAPHPYGKNDRFTGVPGWGDAGVVCAWVHYRNTGDTALLAAHYPSMKRWVDWISSKNPDGVWTNERHNDYGDWLNGNTLVRDGWDATGSEMPKDAFATTMWYQSADMVSKTAAVLGHKTESREYRAMADKVKTAFQKAYVGADGRIKGDTQAGYAMALYLGLVPAGLEKSAFDHMVHGIEARGGHMTTGFHSTLPMMDVLSRNGRTDIAYTLLLNTTFPSWGYTIQNGATTIWERWDGYVKGRGFQDPGMNSFNHWALGSVGEWMMKKVGGIAPGDPGWATSIVAPTPGPGIEWSKASYLSPRGQIDVSWKVEAGRLRLEVSVPANTTCRVLVPGPEGAKIEVGPDDSARAHAKVSGRDGWATAFEVGSGRFTFTTPYGP is encoded by the coding sequence ATGACGTTGGCGTCCGTCGCTCTGCTAACCTTGCTGCCGTCCATGCAAGCCCGGTACCTTCGCACCGAGTACCTTATCGACCCGCTCGCCCTTCAGACGCGGACGCCGCGCTTTTCGTGGGAGATCGATGACGACCGCTATGGTTCGGTCCAGAGCGCGTACCAGATCGTCGTGGAGTCGGGCGGAAAGGTCGTCTGGGACTCCCGCAGGACGACGTCGAGGGAGCAGTCCCAAATCACGTACCAGGGCGCGCGCCTGACGAGCGGACAGGACTGCGTCTGGAAAGTCCGGTTGTGGGACGGTCATGGCAAAGAGGGGACATGGAGCCGCCCGGCAAAGTTCCGGACCGGTCTGGATCCGGCCGACTGGAAAGGGCGCTGGATCACGGCCGACGTGACGGTCCCCGAAGTCCGACCGGCTTCGAACGGCTACCACTCGGAGATGTCCAAGGATCCGAAACATTCCCGTTGGATCGTCGTCGACCTCGGAAGCGCCCAGGATTTCGACGAAGTCCTCCTACATCCAGCCCGACCGTTCGACTATCGGGACACGCCCGGGTTCCTGTTCCCGGTCGCATACTCGATCGAGACGGCTGCGACTCCGGAATTCACGGGCGTAACGCCCCTCGCGACCGCTCGGCAGGGCGATAAGCCGGGGGCGGAGCCGGTCAGGGTCGCGGTCGGTCCGGCCAACGGGCGTTATGTCCGATTGACCGTGTCCGAGACCCGTGAGCGCGACGGCGGAGTCTTTGGGGTCGCCCTGGCCGAGATCCAGGTCCTGTCGAAAGGAAAGGTCGTCTCTCAGGGGGCTACGGTCTCGGCCGACTCGTCCATTGAGAACGGCGTCTGGGGCGTGAAGAGGTTGACGGACGGGGACACCGTTTCGCACAACGTGACCGGGCTCGACTCTTTGCCCGTCCAATACCTACGTAAGGACTTCGACCTTGACCGAAAGGTGAGGAAGGCCGTGCTGTACGCGACGGCCTTGGGGCTCTATGAAGCCCGACTGAACGGCCGGAAGGTCGGCGACCGTCTCCTCTCCCCCGAGTGGACGGACTACCGGACCAGGGTCCAATACCAGGCGTACGACGTGACCGGCCTGTTGAAACAGGGCGGAAACCGCTGGGACGTCGCTCTGGGAGACGGCTGGTATGCGGGACGGATCGGAATGAGCCAATCCCTCGATCCAAGGCGCTATCCCCGGGCCGTCTATGGGCGGCGCACGCACTTCCTGGGTCAGATCGAACTCGAATACACTGACGGGACGAAGGCCTTCGTCCCGACCGATTCCACCTGGATCGCGGACACCGATGGCCCGATCCGGTCCGCCGACCTTTACGACGGAGAACGGACGGTCTTGGGTCAGGAGGCCTTTGAAAAGGGGAGCGTCCCTGTCCGGACGGCGGACGGGCCCGAAGAGGGCTTCCGCCCCGAACTCGTTGCCCAGACGAACGAAGCCATCCGCCTCGTCGAAAGGATCCGACCGCTCAGCGTGACGGAGCCGAAACCAGGCGTGTACGTCCTCGACATGGGGCAGAACATGGTCGGGTGGATCCGAGCGAGGATGACGGCAAAGCAAGGGGCTAAGGTCGTCGTCCAGTACGCCGAAATGCTGAACGAGGACGGGACGGTCTACACCGAGAACCTGCGTGGCGCGCCGCAACGCGACACCGTCGAGTTCTCGCAGTCCACGACGGCCGAGTGGCACCCGCGCTTCACCTATCATGGGTTCCGGTACGTTTCGATCGAAGGACTGTCCGAGAAGCCGGACGTGACCGACGTCACGGGCGAAGTGTTCTGCAGCTCCTCCAAGGAGACCGCCCGGTTCGACACCTCGAATCCGATGGTCGACCGTCTCTGGCAGAACATCTTCTGGACGCAACGGGCCAACCTCATGAGTTCGCCGACCGACTGCCCGCAACGCGACGAACGGCTCGGCTGGATGGGAGACATCCTCGCGTTCGCCCAGACGGCCTACTTTAACATGGACATGTCGGGATTCTTCACCAAGTGGTTGCAAGACGTCCGCGACGCCCAAGCCGACAACGGCATGTATCCCGACTTCGCACCGCACCCTTACGGCAAGAACGACCGATTCACGGGAGTGCCCGGATGGGGAGACGCGGGCGTCGTCTGCGCATGGGTGCACTATCGGAACACGGGGGACACGGCTTTGCTCGCGGCCCACTATCCGTCCATGAAGCGCTGGGTCGACTGGATCTCTTCGAAAAACCCGGACGGCGTCTGGACGAACGAGCGGCACAACGATTACGGAGACTGGCTCAACGGGAACACCCTCGTCCGCGACGGGTGGGACGCCACAGGCAGTGAAATGCCCAAAGACGCCTTCGCGACCACGATGTGGTACCAGTCGGCCGACATGGTCTCCAAGACCGCGGCGGTCCTCGGCCACAAGACCGAGTCGCGAGAGTACCGGGCCATGGCCGACAAGGTCAAAACCGCGTTCCAAAAGGCGTACGTCGGCGCGGACGGGCGCATCAAGGGCGACACTCAAGCCGGATACGCCATGGCCCTTTACCTTGGCCTCGTCCCGGCCGGTCTTGAAAAGTCAGCGTTCGACCATATGGTGCACGGCATCGAAGCGAGGGGCGGCCACATGACGACGGGCTTCCACAGCACGCTGCCGATGATGGACGTCCTCAGTCGGAACGGTCGCACCGATATTGCTTACACCCTCCTCTTGAACACGACGTTCCCAAGTTGGGGTTATACGATCCAAAACGGGGCGACGACGATCTGGGAGCGTTGGGACGGCTATGTCAAGGGACGCGGCTTCCAGGATCCCGGAATGAACAGCTTCAACCACTGGGCGCTGGGCTCGGTCGGCGAGTGGATGATGAAGAAGGTAGGAGGCATCGCGCCCGGCGACCCGGGTTGGGCGACGTCCATCGTCGCACCGACGCCAGGACCCGGCATCGAATGGTCCAAGGCGTCGTACCTGTCTCCTCGAGGGCAGATCGACGTCTCGTGGAAAGTCGAAGCGGGGCGACTACGCCTTGAGGTCTCTGTTCCGGCGAACACCACGTGCCGCGTCCTCGTGCCTGGACCGGAAGGCGCCAAAATCGAAGTCGGACCCGATGATTCGGCCCGGGCCCATGCCAAGGTCTCGGGGCGGGACGGCTGGGCGACGGCGTTCGAGGTCGGATCGGGGCGCTTTACCTTCACGACCCCCTATGGTCCCTGA
- a CDS encoding menaquinone biosynthesis decarboxylase: MAYRDFQHFLDELQAKGELRRIGQAVSPYLEITEIADRVMKSGGPALLFENVRGRPMRLGSPDPTSAVMGRPSIHLPAFGGASPGETVYDVPVAINTMGSRRRMSLALGCADFEEHAERLRSLVKLPSDPPKSLQDALKAAPMLLQTLQSTKPKTVSSALCQEHVVTGADIDLTSLPVLTCWPEDAGPYVTLPMVFTHDPRTGKRNVGMYRVQVQGKDECGMHWQMHKTGMRHMEDAGAEGRRIQVAVCLGGDPAYMFSAISPLPPGIDEMVWAGFLRREPVKLVRCKTIDVHVPADCEMVLEGFVDPSERRLEGPFGDHTGYYSLAEDFPVFHVTCMTSRERPVWPATIVGRPPMEDGWMGKAVERIFLPLIQMTVPEIVDMNLPVEACFHNVAFVSIRKKYPGHAYKVMNALWGLGGLAFTKFVYVFDEDCDVQDRDEVLFRLGANCDPGRDVLHSKGPVDQLDHASQQEGFGGKLGFDCTHKWPGENGFSRPYPKLIAMSDDVKRKVDAMWPGLGLDR; encoded by the coding sequence ATGGCGTACCGCGACTTCCAGCACTTCCTCGACGAGCTTCAAGCCAAAGGAGAGCTCCGGAGGATCGGACAGGCGGTCAGCCCGTATCTTGAGATCACCGAGATAGCGGACCGCGTCATGAAGTCCGGCGGCCCCGCGCTCTTGTTCGAGAACGTTCGAGGGCGTCCGATGCGCCTCGGCTCTCCCGACCCCACGAGCGCCGTCATGGGCAGGCCGTCGATCCACCTCCCGGCCTTCGGCGGAGCCTCTCCGGGCGAAACCGTCTACGACGTGCCCGTCGCGATCAATACGATGGGATCCCGACGAAGGATGTCGCTGGCCCTCGGTTGCGCCGACTTCGAAGAGCACGCCGAGAGGCTCCGGAGTCTCGTCAAACTGCCTTCCGACCCGCCCAAGTCCCTCCAAGACGCCCTTAAAGCGGCACCGATGCTGCTGCAGACCCTTCAGTCGACCAAGCCGAAAACCGTGTCTTCGGCCCTTTGCCAAGAACATGTCGTGACGGGGGCCGACATCGACCTGACGTCGCTACCCGTCCTCACGTGCTGGCCCGAAGACGCCGGCCCGTACGTGACCCTCCCGATGGTCTTCACCCACGACCCTCGGACGGGGAAGCGGAACGTCGGGATGTACCGTGTCCAGGTCCAAGGCAAGGACGAGTGCGGCATGCACTGGCAGATGCACAAGACAGGCATGAGGCACATGGAGGACGCCGGCGCAGAAGGACGGCGCATCCAGGTGGCGGTCTGCCTCGGCGGCGACCCGGCGTACATGTTCAGCGCCATTTCGCCGCTGCCGCCCGGGATCGACGAGATGGTGTGGGCCGGTTTCCTGCGCCGAGAACCCGTGAAGCTCGTCCGGTGCAAGACGATCGACGTGCACGTCCCCGCCGACTGCGAGATGGTCCTCGAAGGCTTCGTCGACCCCTCCGAAAGGCGGCTCGAAGGACCGTTCGGTGACCATACGGGTTACTATTCCCTGGCCGAGGACTTTCCCGTGTTCCATGTCACGTGCATGACGTCGAGGGAGCGGCCGGTGTGGCCGGCTACGATCGTCGGACGGCCTCCCATGGAGGACGGTTGGATGGGTAAAGCCGTCGAGCGGATCTTCTTACCGCTCATCCAGATGACCGTGCCGGAGATCGTCGACATGAACCTTCCGGTCGAGGCGTGTTTCCACAACGTCGCCTTTGTCTCCATCCGTAAGAAGTATCCCGGCCATGCGTACAAGGTCATGAACGCCCTGTGGGGCCTGGGCGGCCTCGCGTTTACAAAGTTCGTTTACGTCTTTGACGAAGATTGCGACGTGCAAGACCGGGACGAGGTGCTCTTCCGTCTTGGCGCCAATTGCGATCCAGGCCGCGACGTCCTTCATTCGAAAGGCCCCGTCGACCAACTCGACCATGCTTCGCAACAAGAAGGCTTCGGAGGAAAGCTCGGTTTCGACTGCACGCACAAGTGGCCGGGTGAGAACGGGTTCTCACGGCCGTACCCGAAACTGATCGCCATGTCCGACGACGTGAAGAGAAAGGTCGACGCGATGTGGCCCGGACTCGGACTCGACCGATGA
- a CDS encoding DUF2330 domain-containing protein translates to MVFRQVAVAFSLHAAVNACPCASVSSGPLVRLTGESALIAFDARTSVEHFVRRAVFDSQAKDFGFLVPVPSRPTIAEVDDETLPDLADFIRPFLPNPTASGPASRSRGGAGGAGRPVEVVETATIGPLTATVVRSTDSSGLAKWLRANGYVTPEDVDRYLSAYTSRHWYFVALKVTSPETRVQTVTLRISFSTKVPIYPYRTPRSQWGGATRRPLSLFVLSEYRPDARFLATQKSWSDPLCETEFSGLAVDSLAKRLHVRPDGLPESGVLSHYRIEGGTSDYAEDLGFRSGPFDDVSAL, encoded by the coding sequence ATGGTCTTCCGCCAGGTCGCCGTCGCGTTCAGCCTTCATGCCGCCGTCAACGCGTGTCCGTGCGCGTCGGTCTCTTCGGGGCCCCTAGTGAGGTTGACGGGGGAGTCGGCCCTGATCGCGTTCGACGCTCGGACGTCGGTCGAGCATTTCGTCCGAAGGGCGGTGTTCGACTCGCAAGCCAAGGACTTCGGGTTTCTGGTTCCCGTACCGTCACGGCCGACCATCGCCGAAGTCGACGACGAGACGTTGCCGGACTTGGCGGACTTCATCCGCCCGTTCCTGCCGAACCCGACCGCGTCGGGGCCGGCCTCTCGGTCCCGGGGTGGAGCCGGTGGAGCCGGTCGTCCTGTCGAGGTCGTCGAGACGGCAACGATCGGCCCCCTGACAGCGACGGTCGTCCGCTCGACGGACTCTTCGGGACTTGCGAAATGGCTACGGGCGAACGGGTATGTGACCCCGGAAGACGTCGATCGCTATCTCAGCGCGTACACGTCCCGGCATTGGTACTTCGTCGCCCTGAAGGTGACATCGCCCGAAACCCGCGTCCAAACGGTGACCTTGAGGATTTCGTTCTCGACCAAGGTTCCGATCTACCCGTACCGGACGCCTCGGTCACAGTGGGGCGGTGCGACCCGACGGCCTTTGTCCTTGTTCGTCCTCTCGGAGTACCGGCCTGACGCCCGGTTCCTGGCCACACAGAAGTCGTGGTCCGACCCTCTGTGCGAAACGGAGTTCAGCGGTCTCGCCGTCGACTCGCTCGCGAAACGGTTGCACGTCCGCCCGGACGGATTGCCGGAATCAGGAGTCTTGAGCCACTACCGTATCGAGGGCGGGACATCGGACTATGCGGAAGACCTTGGGTTCCGGTCGGGCCCGTTCGACGACGTGTCCGCCCTCTAG
- the purE gene encoding 5-(carboxyamino)imidazole ribonucleotide mutase has protein sequence MAEPLVGIIMGSVSDLDTMTAAEDALKEFGVPYELTVVSAHRTPDRMVDYAKTAKSRGLKVIIAGAGGAAHLPGMVASMTTLPVVGVPVSSKALSGLDSLYSIVQMPAGIPVATVAIGNARNAGLLAVQILAVSDPVLSDRLERFRTEQTRQVLESSDRSSREG, from the coding sequence ATGGCAGAGCCTTTGGTCGGGATCATCATGGGATCGGTCTCCGACCTGGACACGATGACCGCGGCCGAAGACGCCTTAAAGGAGTTCGGCGTACCTTACGAACTCACCGTCGTCAGTGCGCACCGGACGCCTGACCGGATGGTGGACTACGCCAAAACGGCCAAGTCCAGGGGGCTCAAGGTCATCATAGCCGGGGCGGGCGGTGCGGCGCACCTGCCCGGGATGGTCGCCTCCATGACGACCCTGCCCGTCGTCGGCGTCCCGGTCTCATCCAAGGCGCTGTCGGGACTCGATTCCCTCTATTCGATCGTCCAGATGCCCGCGGGAATCCCCGTCGCGACGGTCGCGATCGGCAACGCCCGTAACGCAGGGTTGCTCGCCGTCCAGATCCTGGCGGTGTCGGACCCGGTCCTCTCCGACAGGCTCGAGCGGTTCCGCACCGAGCAGACGCGGCAGGTCCTGGAATCGTCGGACAGGTCGTCCCGCGAGGGCTAA
- a CDS encoding bifunctional 5,10-methylenetetrahydrofolate dehydrogenase/5,10-methenyltetrahydrofolate cyclohydrolase, whose product MPAKLLDGKSLSGQVRCDLADRVAALRERGITPRIEAVVAAQDPASLAYVRMKRAWAEKAGMVSGSFEVGPDTPEDAVLEQIWKLNQEDDVHGVLVQHPLPGHIDEDRCLNALDPDKDVDGITAASLGRLTAGLPGFRCATPMGIMTLLDHYEIDCTGRHAVVIGRSVILGKPAALMLLEKNATVTIAHSRTRDLPSLVRLADIVVAAVGKPEFVQGSWLKPGAVVVDAGYNKVEGRATDVGDCDYEACAAVASWITPVPGGVGPMTVASLLENTVRAAEARLSRSG is encoded by the coding sequence ATGCCTGCAAAACTCCTTGACGGTAAGTCGCTCTCGGGCCAGGTCCGGTGCGACCTCGCGGACCGGGTCGCCGCCCTTCGGGAGCGCGGGATCACGCCTCGGATCGAAGCGGTCGTGGCCGCACAAGACCCTGCGAGTCTGGCCTATGTCCGCATGAAACGTGCCTGGGCCGAAAAGGCCGGAATGGTCAGTGGAAGCTTCGAAGTCGGCCCGGACACGCCCGAGGACGCCGTCCTCGAGCAGATCTGGAAGCTGAACCAAGAGGACGACGTGCACGGCGTCCTCGTCCAGCACCCGCTGCCGGGCCACATCGACGAAGACCGTTGCCTCAACGCCCTCGATCCGGACAAGGACGTCGACGGGATCACCGCCGCTTCGCTCGGGCGTCTGACGGCAGGACTTCCCGGCTTCCGGTGCGCCACCCCCATGGGGATCATGACGCTACTGGACCACTACGAGATCGACTGCACGGGCCGGCATGCCGTCGTCATCGGACGCTCCGTGATCTTGGGCAAGCCCGCCGCGCTGATGCTCCTGGAAAAGAACGCGACCGTCACGATCGCCCACTCTCGGACCCGTGACCTGCCGTCGCTGGTCAGACTCGCAGACATCGTCGTGGCGGCCGTCGGCAAGCCGGAGTTCGTCCAAGGATCGTGGTTGAAACCAGGTGCGGTCGTCGTCGACGCAGGATACAACAAGGTCGAAGGACGCGCGACCGACGTCGGGGACTGCGACTACGAGGCGTGCGCCGCTGTCGCATCGTGGATCACTCCCGTGCCAGGCGGTGTCGGGCCGATGACGGTCGCGAGCCTTTTGGAGAACACGGTCAGGGCGGCTGAAGCACGCTTGAGCCGAAGCGGATAG
- the ftsZ gene encoding cell division protein FtsZ encodes MSPKNLFEFQAVLKVVGVGGGGCNAVNRMVSSGVQGVEFIALNTDSQALEECLAPTRVMIGESATRGLGTGGDPEKGYQAAKESEKIICELLEGADMVFVTAGMGGGTGTGAAPFVAELAKRMDAVTVGVVTRPFGFEGPRRKKNAQSGLDSLAARTDTVIVIPNDNLIQVVERKTSLGDAFVIADDVLRMGVQGVSDIVTRPGLVNLDFADVKSVLKDAGIALMGMGRGVGEQRARVAAEAAASSPLLETRIHGATRLLVNITSGPDFSIGEAYDAMEYLLQMTDAEDASVFMGQVIDEALGDDVLVTVLAAGMESTAPVRLDAEVFAEPVVRPAREVQPAQPPAGTRGAPKEIEIDEIDLDIPAFLRKRQQRI; translated from the coding sequence ATGAGCCCCAAAAACCTTTTCGAATTCCAAGCAGTCCTCAAAGTCGTCGGTGTCGGCGGCGGCGGTTGTAACGCCGTCAACCGAATGGTCAGTTCCGGCGTCCAGGGCGTCGAGTTCATCGCCTTGAACACGGACAGTCAGGCCCTCGAAGAGTGCCTGGCTCCGACCCGCGTGATGATCGGCGAGTCGGCCACTCGGGGGCTCGGCACGGGTGGTGACCCAGAAAAGGGCTATCAAGCGGCGAAGGAGTCGGAAAAGATCATCTGCGAACTGCTCGAGGGCGCCGACATGGTCTTCGTCACGGCCGGAATGGGTGGCGGTACCGGCACGGGAGCTGCGCCGTTCGTCGCAGAACTGGCCAAGCGGATGGACGCAGTGACGGTGGGCGTCGTCACGAGACCGTTCGGATTCGAAGGGCCCCGCAGAAAGAAGAACGCGCAGTCCGGGCTCGACAGCCTGGCCGCACGGACCGACACGGTCATCGTCATCCCGAACGACAACCTGATCCAGGTCGTCGAGCGCAAGACCTCCCTTGGGGACGCGTTCGTCATCGCCGACGACGTCCTTCGGATGGGCGTCCAAGGCGTTTCGGACATCGTGACCCGGCCGGGACTGGTCAACCTCGACTTTGCCGACGTCAAGTCCGTGCTGAAGGACGCGGGCATCGCGCTGATGGGTATGGGCCGTGGGGTCGGCGAGCAACGGGCCCGGGTCGCGGCCGAGGCCGCAGCGTCGTCTCCCCTCCTCGAGACCCGGATCCACGGTGCGACGAGGTTGCTCGTCAACATCACGAGCGGCCCTGACTTTTCGATCGGCGAAGCCTACGACGCGATGGAGTACCTGCTCCAAATGACTGACGCGGAAGACGCTTCGGTCTTCATGGGTCAAGTGATCGACGAGGCGCTCGGGGACGACGTCTTGGTGACCGTACTGGCCGCTGGAATGGAGTCCACAGCCCCCGTCCGGCTCGATGCCGAGGTGTTCGCTGAGCCGGTCGTACGTCCCGCGCGGGAAGTCCAACCTGCCCAGCCACCGGCCGGGACCCGTGGTGCGCCGAAGGAGATCGAGATCGACGAAATCGACCTCGACATCCCTGCGTTCTTGCGCAAACGCCAGCAGCGCATCTGA